From a region of the Chitinophaga caseinilytica genome:
- a CDS encoding TlpA disulfide reductase family protein → MQKLLPVLILAGFTSSAAAQHQIIIKGTVKGDLKGYNKVYVLESGIRKDSVEVKNGRFTIRIPWVKDTVPTLQAEHDTRLKPPSPAFPVVADRPGTVNIEVTDPAKGFRSGKISGSKSAVAYQAFEQGREKQRLEIKAEMDKRFENKPKHDSAYNVEFLALMMQRLIPYIGDFVEANADAYIGAYILGRYQPIIPEQDLQQFYDKLSPLQKRTRPAMDVQARLTGYKRALPGQDVVDFTLNSPEDQPVAFSSYRGKYVLIDFWSSWCGPCKASFPHMKELYQKYKGEQFEILGISIDEKKTAWLNELQKQQLPWPQLLDTKNVSVNSFAVTAVPTGFLISPEGKIIMKQVGFGENGDGEIEKKLKELFGR, encoded by the coding sequence ATGCAAAAGTTATTGCCGGTATTGATCCTGGCTGGATTTACCTCCAGCGCAGCCGCCCAGCATCAAATTATCATAAAAGGCACCGTAAAAGGCGATCTGAAAGGATACAACAAAGTGTATGTGCTGGAATCGGGCATACGAAAGGATTCTGTGGAAGTAAAAAATGGCCGGTTCACCATCCGCATTCCCTGGGTAAAAGATACGGTCCCTACTTTGCAGGCGGAACATGATACCCGGCTGAAGCCACCGTCTCCCGCCTTCCCGGTTGTGGCAGACAGGCCCGGCACGGTCAACATCGAAGTCACCGATCCCGCCAAAGGCTTTCGCTCCGGCAAGATCAGCGGCAGCAAATCGGCGGTTGCCTATCAGGCATTTGAACAGGGAAGGGAAAAGCAGCGACTGGAAATAAAGGCGGAAATGGACAAGCGATTCGAAAACAAGCCCAAACACGATTCGGCCTATAATGTAGAATTCCTGGCACTGATGATGCAGCGGCTCATCCCGTACATCGGCGATTTCGTTGAAGCCAACGCGGATGCTTACATTGGTGCCTACATCCTGGGCCGCTATCAACCCATTATTCCGGAACAGGATCTTCAGCAATTCTACGATAAACTGAGCCCGCTTCAAAAACGCACGCGCCCCGCAATGGACGTGCAGGCGCGGCTTACCGGCTATAAACGCGCGTTGCCTGGCCAGGATGTAGTCGATTTTACGTTGAATTCACCGGAAGACCAGCCAGTCGCTTTCAGCAGTTATCGTGGTAAATATGTGCTGATCGATTTCTGGTCGAGCTGGTGCGGCCCCTGCAAGGCATCGTTCCCGCATATGAAGGAGCTGTACCAGAAATATAAAGGCGAGCAGTTCGAGATACTCGGTATTTCCATCGACGAAAAAAAGACTGCCTGGCTGAACGAGCTGCAAAAGCAACAGCTGCCGTGGCCGCAGTTACTCGATACGAAAAACGTGTCGGTGAACAGCTTTGCCGTAACGGCCGTCCCAACCGGTTTCCTGATCAGCCCGGAAGGAAAGATCATCATGAAGCAAGTGGGATTCGGTGAAAACGGCGACGGGGAAATAGAGAAAAAGCTCAAAGAGCTGTTTGGCCGGTAA
- a CDS encoding RagB/SusD family nutrient uptake outer membrane protein has product MRNQKYLIYLSAALCLGACKDFLDVKPKGKLIPSSVADFDHLLDNTGTVDLNFLDGNKGSLLAELGDNLEMTEGQGKVGFVLSSHPNVERYYAYIFRQPYKNPNLDDQFWSAGSQGIYPQVSYFNNVIEGIRGIGGKTQEEAALARTSTAQALVARAWCYFNANMIYGPVYKPGSPNAAKTIPYVTDVDINKPIPDLSTSADVAARVLRELHAALPDLPTRSTWPSRANKATGHAMLAYYHLFTQKPDSVVHYANLAWAAAGGAANVLYDYNKFRLADPARPLTSLLLSSQDGLVNLVNSREILFYRATDKDAGIGASLSYPSEELLALYDRSTDLRFSLFYLNAPGYKTTLGGGYDDGMRISNYRFRKTKMTDGFSWPEILLMRAEGYARMNKLDLAMADLNTLRQYRHKTGTPDLAMGTQDQVIQWVLEERRRELPIGGFKRFLDLKRFTLDTGKPWSKTRIEHKMGGQVFQATIDSKDFIIPISNVVLKFNPNWGIPFETRPY; this is encoded by the coding sequence ATGCGCAATCAAAAATATCTGATATACCTTTCCGCCGCTTTATGCCTGGGCGCCTGTAAAGATTTCCTTGACGTGAAGCCTAAAGGGAAGCTCATTCCTTCTTCCGTAGCGGATTTTGACCATCTGCTGGATAATACCGGCACTGTAGACCTGAATTTCCTGGACGGCAACAAAGGCTCGCTGCTCGCCGAATTGGGCGATAATCTGGAAATGACAGAAGGACAGGGAAAAGTCGGCTTCGTGCTCAGCAGCCATCCCAACGTGGAGCGATACTATGCCTATATCTTCCGCCAGCCTTACAAAAACCCGAATCTCGACGATCAGTTCTGGAGCGCCGGGTCGCAGGGCATTTATCCGCAGGTATCTTACTTCAACAACGTTATTGAAGGCATCCGCGGCATCGGCGGGAAAACGCAGGAAGAAGCCGCCCTGGCGCGCACCTCCACCGCACAGGCGCTGGTAGCGAGGGCCTGGTGTTATTTTAATGCCAACATGATTTACGGGCCGGTATATAAACCCGGTTCCCCCAACGCCGCCAAAACAATTCCGTACGTAACGGACGTGGATATCAACAAACCGATCCCGGATTTATCCACTTCGGCGGATGTGGCTGCCAGGGTGCTCAGGGAATTGCATGCCGCCTTGCCCGATCTTCCCACACGGTCTACCTGGCCTTCCCGCGCCAATAAGGCCACCGGCCATGCGATGCTGGCTTATTACCACTTGTTCACCCAAAAACCCGACAGCGTGGTGCATTACGCCAACCTGGCCTGGGCTGCCGCGGGCGGTGCGGCGAACGTGTTGTACGATTACAATAAATTCAGGCTGGCAGATCCGGCCAGACCGCTGACGTCGCTGTTGCTGTCGTCGCAAGACGGGCTCGTGAACCTCGTCAACAGCCGGGAAATACTCTTTTACAGGGCCACCGATAAAGATGCGGGCATCGGCGCTTCCCTCTCCTATCCTTCCGAAGAGCTGCTGGCGCTGTACGACCGCTCCACCGATCTCCGGTTCAGCCTGTTCTATCTGAACGCCCCGGGATATAAAACAACGCTCGGCGGCGGGTACGACGACGGCATGCGCATCAGCAACTACCGTTTCCGGAAAACGAAAATGACGGACGGGTTCTCCTGGCCGGAGATCTTATTGATGCGGGCAGAAGGCTACGCCAGGATGAACAAGCTCGATCTGGCGATGGCCGATCTCAACACGCTCCGCCAATACCGGCATAAAACCGGCACGCCCGATCTTGCCATGGGCACGCAGGACCAGGTGATCCAATGGGTGCTGGAAGAAAGGAGACGGGAGCTCCCCATCGGCGGCTTCAAAAGGTTCCTCGACCTGAAACGCTTTACCCTCGATACCGGCAAGCCCTGGTCCAAAACAAGGATCGAACACAAAATGGGCGGACAGGTTTTCCAGGCCACCATCGACTCGAAGGATTTCATCATCCCCATCAGCAATGTGGTACTGAAGTTCAATCCCAATTGGGGCATCCCATTCGAAACCCGTCCTTATTAA
- a CDS encoding SusC/RagA family TonB-linked outer membrane protein, with product MRLLPLFLVTALVSVQGATSAQSVTLSGKNLPLKKVFSAIEKQTGYVVFSNKELLYGSKAVSLSVADAPLKTVLDLILKNQELDYVLQGKTIILSGKPRSTSGETQAAVAPVAVLTGKVTDMEGTALPGVSVQVKETQKGTATAADGSFSITAVEGNTLRFSYVGFTPREMAVTADMLKEGQPALTIQLARSATKLDEVAVTVNTGYQTVSRERMTGSYSSVQTRRLEGKLQPSLLTALEGQAAGVAITKEGKVEVRGRSTFLANGEPLVVIDGYPAPGGLESVNIDNVETITILKDAVAASIYGARSSNGVIVITTKTAKRGKLQLSYKGSTGMTFRPQLSYLNKTGAADYVDAEIDYYNSDVANVGWDYETYTAYGRVTQLLISQAQGLLTEAEVNAELGKLRSNNTLGQLERHLYRSAATQQHNISLSASSDKFATNAAVRYIANKGNMKGNSNDRLILDLKNDWKPSDRVSIKMLTNINFNNNNAPLEAGDMLDFSTLRVMKPYYDIVDQNGNPQAIPAVRPDLIKRYEDYGGLKSMEYNPLNDLGFSTSRNQAFMARLGASISINIVDGLTAEAGGSWTRGSGVLRNMRGANSLYVRSFYNAASSISSPGKHYLPEGAIINETRSQSEAYTLRAQLNYGKTFNRVHRVSVIAGSELNKDLVDNNAAPSRVGYNDQAGTFATFNYLDFNSNAYKPDFLFPDGMNVLSNGSYSLRDNRFFSVYSNGSYEYDNRFILSGSARIDQGNLFGTNPKYRYKPNWSVGGTYKLGQEKFFNVSWIDQLNIRGSYGINGNISFTQGPFLLITPANYSATTGGIPYSISSLPDNNLRWERTIITNIGTDVRMIDGRLRFTLDYYNKLSKDLLAPDFIDPTYGRFMVTRNAGSARNTGIELSLDADVVKGNKFGWNVFFNGSYNKSKVLQFNYDYPSPNFLTFSFSSTILGSNAGAVLRTGYPLDGIFSYRFAGLDNTGTPQYYSDADKKIYGNDLTVKDMVYSGTARPKFILSLTNTFSYERFDLSFMVIGQMGGVFRKDTYNGDNFDHKDVSMRWRKPGDEEHTIYPKLAAFNTDAWYFPYTEMLIQKADFLKLRDLTLSYKLDNKIWGNTGLSNARVYFQGRNLLTWTANNVGIDPETIEQAVNKPVNRAFPMRPECYIGFSINL from the coding sequence ATGAGGCTGCTACCTCTTTTTCTCGTCACAGCCCTGGTTTCCGTGCAGGGCGCAACTTCTGCCCAGTCCGTCACCCTTTCCGGCAAAAACCTGCCACTGAAGAAAGTGTTTTCGGCCATCGAAAAACAAACAGGATATGTCGTGTTCAGCAACAAAGAATTGCTATACGGATCAAAAGCCGTTTCGCTCTCCGTTGCGGACGCTCCTTTGAAAACCGTGCTGGACCTGATCCTGAAAAATCAGGAGCTGGATTATGTGCTCCAGGGTAAAACCATCATCCTGTCGGGCAAGCCGCGCAGCACCTCCGGTGAAACGCAGGCCGCAGTCGCTCCCGTTGCGGTTTTGACAGGAAAGGTGACGGATATGGAAGGAACGGCATTGCCCGGCGTGAGCGTTCAGGTGAAGGAAACCCAAAAGGGAACGGCTACGGCCGCCGACGGGAGCTTTTCCATCACCGCCGTTGAAGGGAATACGCTCCGGTTCTCCTACGTCGGCTTTACGCCCCGCGAAATGGCAGTTACCGCCGATATGCTGAAAGAAGGACAGCCCGCACTTACCATACAGCTCGCCCGGTCCGCCACGAAGCTCGACGAAGTGGCGGTGACCGTCAACACCGGTTACCAGACCGTTTCCCGGGAAAGGATGACCGGCTCCTATTCATCCGTGCAAACCCGGCGCCTGGAAGGCAAGCTGCAACCCAGTTTGCTGACGGCCCTCGAAGGACAGGCAGCCGGCGTGGCCATCACCAAAGAAGGAAAAGTGGAAGTGCGCGGGAGATCTACCTTTCTGGCCAATGGCGAGCCACTCGTGGTGATAGACGGGTATCCCGCGCCCGGGGGACTGGAATCCGTCAATATCGACAACGTCGAAACCATCACCATATTGAAGGATGCCGTAGCCGCATCCATTTACGGCGCCCGTTCCTCCAACGGCGTCATCGTTATCACCACCAAAACGGCCAAGCGCGGGAAACTGCAGCTCAGCTACAAAGGCAGCACCGGCATGACGTTCCGTCCACAATTATCCTATCTCAATAAAACCGGCGCCGCAGATTATGTGGATGCCGAAATCGACTATTACAACAGCGACGTGGCCAACGTTGGCTGGGATTATGAAACCTATACCGCCTACGGCCGCGTTACGCAGTTATTGATCAGCCAGGCACAGGGGCTGCTGACGGAAGCCGAAGTGAATGCAGAGCTGGGCAAGCTGAGATCGAACAATACGTTGGGCCAGCTGGAACGGCATCTATACCGGTCGGCAGCCACGCAGCAACATAATATCTCCCTTTCCGCCAGCTCTGACAAGTTCGCCACAAATGCCGCGGTACGCTATATCGCCAACAAAGGCAACATGAAAGGGAACAGCAACGACCGGCTGATCCTCGACCTTAAAAACGACTGGAAACCCTCTGACCGGGTCAGCATCAAAATGCTCACCAATATTAATTTCAATAATAACAACGCACCGTTGGAAGCCGGTGACATGCTGGATTTCTCCACCCTGCGGGTCATGAAGCCTTATTACGATATCGTTGACCAAAACGGCAATCCGCAGGCCATTCCCGCGGTCCGGCCAGACCTCATCAAACGTTACGAGGATTACGGCGGCCTCAAATCCATGGAATACAACCCGCTGAACGACCTCGGATTCTCCACCTCCCGGAACCAGGCGTTCATGGCAAGGCTCGGCGCCAGTATCTCCATCAACATCGTCGACGGCCTTACCGCCGAAGCAGGCGGTTCCTGGACGAGGGGCAGCGGCGTATTGCGCAACATGCGCGGCGCGAACTCGTTATATGTACGTTCGTTCTACAACGCCGCCTCTTCCATCTCCAGCCCCGGCAAACATTACCTGCCGGAAGGCGCGATCATCAACGAAACCCGCAGCCAGAGCGAAGCCTACACACTCCGCGCGCAGCTCAACTACGGAAAAACGTTCAACCGCGTTCACCGGGTTTCGGTGATCGCCGGCAGCGAGCTGAATAAAGACCTCGTAGACAATAACGCCGCTCCCAGCAGGGTTGGCTATAACGACCAGGCCGGAACATTTGCCACCTTCAACTACCTCGATTTCAACAGCAACGCCTATAAACCGGATTTCCTGTTCCCGGACGGTATGAACGTGCTCAGCAATGGCTCCTATTCCCTGCGCGACAACCGCTTCTTCTCCGTGTATTCCAACGGCTCCTATGAATACGACAACCGCTTCATCCTGAGCGGCAGCGCGCGTATCGACCAGGGCAACCTCTTCGGCACCAATCCTAAATACCGGTACAAGCCCAACTGGTCTGTTGGCGGCACTTACAAGCTCGGCCAGGAGAAATTCTTCAACGTTTCCTGGATAGACCAGCTGAATATCCGTGGCTCCTACGGCATCAACGGGAATATCTCCTTTACGCAAGGGCCCTTCCTGCTGATCACGCCGGCGAACTACTCGGCCACTACCGGCGGCATCCCCTACTCCATTTCATCGTTGCCCGACAATAACCTGCGCTGGGAACGCACCATCATCACCAATATCGGGACGGATGTGCGCATGATCGACGGCAGGCTCCGCTTTACGCTCGATTATTACAACAAACTGAGCAAAGACCTGCTCGCCCCCGACTTCATCGATCCCACTTACGGCAGGTTCATGGTTACCCGGAACGCCGGTTCCGCCAGGAACACCGGTATCGAGCTGTCACTCGATGCGGATGTGGTGAAAGGCAATAAATTCGGCTGGAACGTCTTTTTCAACGGCAGCTACAACAAAAGCAAAGTATTGCAGTTCAACTACGATTATCCCAGCCCGAATTTCCTCACGTTCAGTTTTTCCAGCACCATACTCGGCAGCAATGCCGGCGCCGTGTTAAGGACCGGGTACCCGCTCGACGGCATTTTCAGCTACCGCTTCGCGGGACTGGACAATACCGGAACGCCGCAATACTATTCCGACGCAGACAAAAAAATCTACGGGAACGACCTGACCGTGAAAGACATGGTGTATTCCGGCACTGCGCGGCCCAAGTTCATCCTCAGTCTTACCAATACCTTCAGCTACGAACGCTTCGACCTTTCCTTCATGGTGATCGGGCAAATGGGCGGCGTATTCCGCAAAGACACCTACAACGGCGACAACTTCGATCATAAAGACGTGTCCATGCGCTGGCGCAAGCCCGGCGACGAGGAACATACCATTTATCCCAAGCTCGCCGCGTTCAATACCGATGCCTGGTATTTCCCGTATACGGAGATGCTGATCCAGAAAGCGGATTTCCTCAAGCTGCGGGACCTCACCCTTTCCTACAAGCTCGACAACAAAATCTGGGGCAACACCGGCCTCAGCAACGCCAGGGTCTATTTCCAGGGCCGCAATCTCCTGACATGGACGGCCAACAACGTAGGGATCGATCCCGAAACCATCGAGCAAGCCGTGAACAAGCCTGTTAACAGGGCGTTTCCCATGAGACCAGAATGTTATATCGGCTTTTCCATCAACCTTTAA
- a CDS encoding FecR family protein has product MDVDNLPEHELPGLLRAAALTAKEKLHQLTDAEKDELQHWLEQKTQHQEWYDSLRSGDGLSRLNTDYSKFTAAAQPALADFHRQHFPQPTPSRTTKILRASWIRYAAAVFLLLAVAWYFMPRQQPKLAQQPPKPIQQQILPGQEGAILTLADGSTIELDSVGNGVVAQQSGADLSVSNGQLRYKANGKSSAEETFNTLTTPKGRQYKIILPDGSAAWLNAASSIRFPTQFTQNARRVAISGEVYFEVAAMKKAGETLPFIVNADNRFEVEVLGTHFNINAYADEPVLNTTLLQGKVAVTAQRPEGRQKVVLKPGEQAAMALRGGEAGKMTVRPGDPGKVLAWKNGVFDFDDVGIEEVMRQLKRWYDIDVKYAAGVPKIEFVGKMTRDIPLEGLLIALEKSNVHFRLEGRTLIVLP; this is encoded by the coding sequence ATGGATGTAGACAATTTGCCGGAACATGAATTGCCCGGCCTGCTGCGGGCTGCCGCGCTGACCGCTAAAGAAAAGCTGCACCAATTGACGGATGCGGAAAAGGACGAACTGCAACACTGGCTGGAGCAAAAAACGCAGCACCAGGAATGGTACGACTCGTTGCGTTCGGGCGACGGCCTTTCCAGGCTGAACACGGATTACAGCAAATTTACCGCTGCCGCACAGCCGGCACTGGCGGATTTCCATCGGCAACACTTCCCGCAACCAACTCCCTCCCGAACCACAAAGATCCTCCGCGCCTCCTGGATACGTTACGCCGCGGCCGTGTTCCTGCTCCTGGCAGTCGCCTGGTATTTTATGCCGCGCCAACAACCCAAGCTGGCGCAACAACCACCGAAACCCATACAACAACAAATCCTGCCCGGTCAGGAAGGCGCCATCCTCACCCTGGCCGACGGGTCCACCATCGAGCTCGATTCCGTCGGGAATGGCGTTGTTGCCCAGCAAAGCGGGGCCGACCTTTCGGTCAGCAACGGTCAGCTCCGGTACAAAGCCAACGGCAAATCATCCGCGGAAGAAACATTCAATACCCTCACCACTCCCAAAGGCCGGCAATACAAAATCATCCTGCCCGACGGCTCTGCCGCCTGGCTGAACGCCGCCAGCTCTATCCGCTTCCCCACGCAGTTCACGCAGAATGCCCGCCGGGTGGCGATCAGCGGGGAAGTTTATTTTGAAGTGGCCGCCATGAAAAAAGCAGGTGAAACATTGCCCTTCATCGTGAACGCCGATAACCGGTTTGAAGTGGAAGTACTGGGTACCCATTTTAACATCAACGCCTATGCCGACGAACCGGTACTGAATACCACCCTCCTGCAAGGCAAGGTAGCGGTTACCGCACAGCGGCCGGAAGGAAGGCAAAAAGTGGTGTTGAAGCCCGGAGAACAGGCCGCCATGGCCCTTCGCGGCGGCGAAGCCGGTAAGATGACCGTCAGGCCCGGAGACCCCGGCAAGGTATTGGCCTGGAAAAACGGGGTGTTCGATTTCGATGACGTGGGTATCGAAGAAGTGATGCGCCAACTGAAGCGGTGGTATGATATCGACGTCAAATACGCTGCCGGCGTGCCTAAAATTGAATTCGTAGGAAAAATGACGCGGGATATTCCGCTCGAAGGTTTATTGATAGCACTGGAAAAATCAAATGTTCATTTTCGTCTGGAAGGCAGAACGCTGATCGTTTTGCCCTGA
- a CDS encoding RNA polymerase sigma-70 factor, translating to MISSVSEGDVAAFDALFMEMFPALCLLANGIVNDEAAAKDIVSEVFLQLWKNRTALIEVRSIHAYLYAATRNRSLNLLKQRKRNEKKVQGYEAELEDKTYEDILQNVFRAETVRLLHQAILTLPPECTKVVQLNIEGLSTSEIALKLGISPSAVSHQKARAIKLLRGKIVPGMALISLFLAD from the coding sequence TTGATTTCAAGTGTAAGCGAAGGCGATGTAGCCGCATTTGATGCGCTTTTCATGGAAATGTTCCCGGCGTTATGCCTGCTGGCAAACGGCATCGTGAACGACGAAGCCGCCGCAAAGGATATCGTTTCTGAAGTTTTTCTGCAATTATGGAAAAACAGGACGGCCCTGATCGAAGTAAGGAGCATCCACGCATATTTGTATGCCGCAACCCGCAACCGTTCCCTCAATCTCCTCAAACAGCGCAAGCGGAACGAAAAGAAAGTCCAGGGCTACGAAGCGGAACTGGAAGACAAGACCTACGAAGATATCCTGCAAAACGTGTTTCGCGCAGAAACCGTTCGCCTGCTGCACCAGGCCATCCTAACCCTGCCTCCCGAATGCACCAAGGTGGTGCAACTCAACATCGAAGGCCTCAGCACCAGCGAAATCGCCCTGAAACTGGGCATCTCCCCTTCGGCGGTAAGCCATCAAAAAGCCAGGGCCATCAAATTATTACGGGGAAAAATCGTTCCCGGCATGGCACTTATCAGCCTGTTTCTCGCCGATTAA
- a CDS encoding SseB family protein, giving the protein MGIFDIFKKQKPESTFPENELERCLMQAETDPTARKEFYQKLLWNRLFVLVPLEAGAMAGDESSETETIVRFITFDDGQIPVFTSANRIFDKGIIKEEVSFVGLDGKDLFETAKGATFILNPFSYYGTTLAPDEIESIMNGSIYDQIDAFEREKTQVEAFNTLFERAKKKQQGLIILAGNHAKKLEAAETQQLEASVTDFKKCLEIAPDHWQSMVFMAKALQRLERHAEALEQLETAFSIESDSHTIPMEATLEALYLDQLDKALYYSAAAMQRKPGDYILMGNHALNLLLAQKDDEASSLIVKAIGLQPDDPVNRNIEAIVRDVLAGKRARPTFKELMHEGA; this is encoded by the coding sequence ATGGGCATTTTCGACATTTTCAAGAAACAGAAACCTGAATCTACATTTCCGGAAAACGAACTGGAGCGGTGCCTGATGCAGGCGGAAACGGACCCGACTGCCCGGAAGGAATTCTACCAGAAACTACTATGGAACAGGTTGTTTGTATTAGTTCCGTTGGAGGCGGGTGCGATGGCGGGCGACGAATCATCGGAAACGGAGACCATCGTTCGGTTCATCACATTTGATGACGGACAGATACCTGTTTTCACCTCAGCGAACCGGATTTTCGATAAAGGCATCATAAAAGAAGAAGTGTCTTTCGTAGGCCTGGATGGCAAAGACTTGTTTGAAACGGCCAAAGGTGCCACTTTTATACTGAACCCATTTTCGTATTATGGGACAACGTTGGCGCCGGATGAAATTGAAAGTATCATGAATGGATCGATTTATGACCAGATCGATGCATTTGAAAGGGAGAAAACCCAGGTGGAGGCGTTCAATACTTTGTTTGAACGGGCGAAGAAAAAACAGCAAGGGTTGATTATTTTGGCTGGAAATCATGCCAAAAAGCTGGAAGCCGCCGAAACGCAGCAGCTGGAGGCTTCCGTAACGGATTTTAAAAAATGCCTGGAAATAGCCCCAGATCACTGGCAAAGCATGGTCTTCATGGCGAAGGCGCTTCAACGGCTGGAAAGGCATGCCGAAGCACTTGAACAATTGGAGACGGCTTTTAGTATCGAAAGTGATAGTCATACCATTCCGATGGAAGCTACTTTGGAAGCGCTGTATCTCGATCAGCTCGACAAGGCATTGTATTATTCTGCAGCAGCCATGCAGCGGAAGCCCGGTGATTATATTCTGATGGGCAATCATGCCCTGAATTTACTGTTGGCGCAAAAGGATGATGAAGCCAGCAGCCTCATTGTAAAGGCTATCGGCTTGCAGCCGGATGATCCGGTAAACAGAAACATCGAAGCAATTGTGCGGGATGTATTGGCTGGGAAACGGGCCAGGCCGACTTTTAAGGAGTTGATGCATGAGGGGGCGTAA
- a CDS encoding AraC family transcriptional regulator gives MSYLEFKPHHSLQDKIDCYWTIHHNESTPRVRKIIPDGCVDIIINLGDKLHIVSENSIIENEAVILAGPMTQLKLTENAAHTNIIGIRFKPFGFHAFFEFGDLSAIQDMSMPLRPKDVVPDFKCLRSKDLIMQLDRFFLGILKAKSHYIQHIVHSLDFSKPLEVPKIASEHHVTERTLQRHFLKYAGMPLKRYYSIMRVQHALRLLGSGNHGRLSDIYYPLNFYDNAHFTKEFSRLTGFSPTAAQ, from the coding sequence ATGAGCTACCTCGAATTCAAGCCGCATCACTCGCTCCAAGATAAAATCGATTGTTACTGGACGATCCACCACAACGAATCTACTCCCCGAGTCCGGAAGATTATCCCCGATGGTTGCGTCGATATCATCATTAACCTGGGCGACAAACTCCATATCGTTTCCGAAAATAGCATCATCGAAAACGAAGCCGTTATTCTGGCCGGCCCCATGACCCAATTGAAGCTGACCGAAAACGCAGCGCACACGAATATTATCGGGATCCGCTTCAAGCCCTTCGGTTTTCATGCGTTTTTCGAGTTTGGCGATTTAAGCGCGATCCAGGATATGTCCATGCCGCTGCGCCCGAAAGATGTTGTCCCTGATTTCAAGTGTTTGCGCTCCAAAGACCTCATCATGCAGCTCGACCGGTTCTTCCTCGGGATACTGAAAGCAAAATCCCACTACATACAGCACATCGTCCATTCGCTGGACTTCAGCAAACCCCTGGAAGTTCCCAAAATCGCAAGCGAACACCATGTTACGGAAAGAACACTGCAGCGGCATTTTCTGAAATACGCAGGGATGCCGTTAAAACGGTACTACAGCATTATGCGCGTGCAGCATGCGTTGCGGCTGTTGGGGTCGGGCAATCATGGCAGATTATCCGATATATATTACCCGCTCAATTTTTATGACAACGCTCATTTTACGAAGGAGTTTTCGAGGCTGACCGGTTTTTCTCCTACCGCAGCCCAATAA
- a CDS encoding GNAT family N-acetyltransferase: MTPNLQIQFRPTELPDLEVFFHFQLDSKANYLAAFTAKDPTNKPAYLEKYAKHLADPSINMLTILVNNTIVGSIAKFVLEGDAEITYWIDRDYWGKGIATAALLYLLSIETTRPIFGRVAFDNIGSRRVLEKCGFSMIGTDKGFANARQAEIEEWIFKLG; this comes from the coding sequence ATGACGCCTAACTTGCAAATACAATTCCGGCCCACCGAACTGCCCGACCTCGAAGTATTCTTCCATTTCCAACTAGATAGCAAAGCAAATTACCTGGCCGCGTTCACCGCCAAAGACCCCACCAACAAACCGGCCTACCTCGAAAAATACGCGAAGCACCTTGCAGATCCATCCATCAATATGTTAACGATCCTCGTCAACAATACCATTGTTGGCAGCATCGCGAAATTCGTCCTGGAAGGAGATGCTGAAATCACTTATTGGATAGACCGCGATTATTGGGGGAAGGGCATCGCAACGGCAGCACTGTTGTATTTGCTCTCCATTGAAACCACAAGGCCTATTTTCGGAAGGGTTGCGTTTGACAATATCGGCTCCCGGAGAGTATTGGAAAAATGCGGGTTCAGCATGATCGGCACCGATAAAGGTTTCGCGAATGCGCGGCAGGCGGAGATCGAGGAATGGATCTTTAAGCTGGGATAA